From Salarias fasciatus chromosome 12, fSalaFa1.1, whole genome shotgun sequence, the proteins below share one genomic window:
- the LOC115397765 gene encoding transmembrane protein 252-like: MTKYLRPVARVVVPVLGLMMCLLAYMMTLKSSYAHKVIPAYILIVLGFLSILVGFYWNICHSMMSKLYHRGGCEQSIHIFTIDRPSFFPPSYEECQGIQVSSDHASELLLTVEAVDVGMNLAPPLYTQSSSEDPDCMWSWERPPQYSQVEHVGTTAEGAPSRL, translated from the exons ATGACGAAGTATCTGCGGCCCGTCGCCCGTGTGGTCGTCCCTGTTCTGGGACTGATGATGTGCCTCCTGGCCTACATGATGACTCTGAAGTCCAGCTATGCTCACAAGGTGATCCCTGCCTACATCCTGATCGTCCTGGGCTTCCTGTCCATACTGGTGGGCTTCTATTGGAACATTTGCCACAGCATGATGAGCAAGTTATACCACAGAGGAGGATGCGAGCAGAGCATCCACATCTTCACCATCGACAG ACCGAGCTTCTTTCCTCCGTCATATGAAGAGTGTCAGGGCATTCAGGTTTCTTCTGATCAtgcctctgagctgctgctgacagtggAAGCAGTGGACGTGGGGATGAATCTGGCTCCTCCACTCTACACCCAGAGCAGCTCGGAGGACCCAGACTGCATGTGGAGCTGGGAGCGACCGCCTCAGTACAGTCAGGTCGAACATGTTGGGACGACCGCAGAGGGGGCCCCGTCCAGACTCTGA